In Lascolabacillus massiliensis, a single genomic region encodes these proteins:
- the glgP gene encoding alpha-glucan family phosphorylase, whose translation MIIKSNYSNSPVWRDIHVHAVLPPELQPLEEISHNLWWVWNEEVKAILETLDTEEWEKSGKNPVVMLQNLRSDITERLVNDKPLVERIQRVYAQFKEYMNVPYNTERPSIAYFSMEYGLSHVLKIYSGGLGVLAGDYLKEASDSRVDMTAVGFLYKYGYFTQSLSVDGQQIANYEAQSFGNLPISQVMNEDGTPMILEVPFHDRIIYSYIWKVAVGRINLYLMDTDFDHNSHYDRSITHQLYGGDWENRMKQEFLLGIGGILLLNKLGIKKDVYHMNEGHAAFINVQRLFDYVVGENLPFNLALEIVRASSLYTVHTPVPAGHDYFDEALIGKYMTPIIEKIGIPWQQFMDMGRSTPGSNEKFSMSVFALNTAQEANGVSKLHGTVSQKMFQPVWSGYFPEELHVSYVTNGVHLPSWATSSVKELFAKHFGSDFFEDQSNTNLWNNIWNVSDDELWSLRCHLKKKLVDYIKVEFTDGWLKNQADPTRIMNILEEVNPNALLIGFSRRFATYKRAHLLFTDLDRLAKIVNNPKHPVQFIFAGKAHPADGGGQGLIKQIVEISRRPEFLGKIIFLENYDMRLAKRLVSGVDIWLNTPTRAQEASGTSGEKAEMNGVLNLSVLDGWWYEGYKEGAGWALTEKRTYDNQEYQDELDASTIYSLLENEIIPLYYARNSNGYSHEWIQYIKKSMALIAPMCTTKRMMDDYFDRFYNKLAERSKLLRLNNYAKAKEIVEWKEHTASNWDSFEVKHIEFNPNQKMNINNDNKEIYGKVVIDRKNLKCDLAVECVVVDIDPTSKTPQFVESYDFELVKTEGSLLYFESSKALNDPGSHQYGLRVYPKNPDLPHRMDFAYTRWI comes from the coding sequence ATGATTATAAAATCAAATTATTCAAATAGTCCTGTTTGGAGAGATATTCATGTACACGCTGTTTTACCCCCCGAGCTTCAACCACTGGAAGAGATATCTCATAATCTGTGGTGGGTATGGAACGAAGAAGTAAAAGCCATTCTGGAGACATTAGATACAGAAGAGTGGGAAAAAAGCGGAAAGAATCCAGTCGTCATGTTACAAAATCTTAGATCAGATATAACTGAAAGATTAGTAAATGATAAACCACTGGTTGAACGTATCCAACGTGTTTATGCTCAATTCAAGGAATATATGAATGTTCCTTATAATACGGAAAGACCAAGTATAGCCTATTTCAGTATGGAGTATGGATTATCTCACGTATTAAAAATATATTCCGGGGGATTGGGAGTTCTTGCAGGAGATTACCTAAAAGAAGCAAGTGACAGTAGGGTTGACATGACTGCTGTAGGCTTTCTTTATAAATATGGATACTTCACACAAAGTCTGTCAGTTGACGGGCAACAAATTGCCAACTACGAGGCACAGAGCTTCGGAAATCTCCCAATCAGTCAAGTTATGAATGAAGATGGTACACCTATGATACTTGAGGTGCCTTTTCATGACAGAATAATATATTCATACATCTGGAAAGTAGCTGTCGGTCGCATTAATCTTTACCTGATGGATACTGACTTCGATCACAACAGTCATTATGACCGCTCAATCACTCACCAGCTATATGGAGGTGACTGGGAAAACCGTATGAAACAGGAGTTTTTACTTGGAATTGGAGGAATTCTGCTTCTCAATAAACTTGGGATTAAGAAAGATGTATATCATATGAACGAAGGTCACGCAGCCTTTATCAATGTACAGCGTCTTTTTGATTATGTAGTCGGAGAAAATCTTCCTTTCAACCTGGCTCTCGAGATTGTACGTGCTTCCTCGTTATATACAGTACACACACCTGTACCTGCTGGCCATGACTATTTCGATGAAGCACTTATAGGTAAATACATGACACCTATAATTGAGAAGATAGGTATTCCATGGCAACAATTCATGGATATGGGTAGATCCACTCCCGGCTCAAACGAGAAATTCTCAATGAGTGTATTTGCACTAAATACAGCTCAGGAGGCTAATGGTGTAAGTAAATTACATGGAACCGTTTCACAAAAAATGTTCCAGCCGGTATGGAGCGGTTACTTTCCTGAAGAATTACATGTAAGTTATGTTACCAATGGTGTTCACCTTCCAAGCTGGGCTACTTCGAGTGTGAAAGAGCTTTTTGCAAAACATTTCGGTAGCGATTTCTTTGAAGATCAGTCGAACACCAACCTGTGGAATAACATCTGGAATGTCAGTGATGATGAACTTTGGTCACTGCGTTGTCATCTAAAAAAGAAGCTTGTAGATTATATAAAAGTGGAGTTTACTGATGGTTGGCTAAAGAACCAGGCTGATCCAACAAGAATAATGAACATACTTGAAGAGGTTAATCCAAATGCTTTACTAATAGGTTTCTCCAGAAGATTTGCTACCTATAAGCGTGCGCATCTGCTGTTCACCGATCTTGACAGACTAGCTAAAATTGTAAACAATCCTAAACACCCTGTTCAGTTTATATTTGCCGGTAAGGCTCACCCCGCTGATGGAGGTGGTCAGGGATTAATTAAACAGATTGTTGAAATATCAAGACGTCCGGAGTTTCTAGGAAAGATAATATTCCTAGAGAATTATGATATGAGACTGGCTAAAAGACTGGTTTCAGGTGTTGACATTTGGTTAAATACCCCTACTCGGGCTCAGGAGGCCTCAGGAACTTCTGGAGAAAAAGCCGAGATGAATGGTGTGTTAAATCTATCTGTTCTGGATGGATGGTGGTATGAGGGTTATAAAGAAGGTGCAGGCTGGGCTCTTACAGAAAAAAGAACATATGACAATCAGGAGTATCAGGATGAGCTTGATGCATCAACAATATACTCTCTTCTTGAAAATGAAATTATCCCTCTCTATTATGCTCGTAATAGTAATGGTTATTCACATGAGTGGATTCAGTACATTAAGAAATCAATGGCTTTAATAGCTCCAATGTGTACTACAAAAAGAATGATGGATGACTATTTCGATCGTTTTTATAACAAACTTGCAGAACGTTCAAAACTACTGCGATTAAACAATTATGCAAAAGCAAAAGAGATAGTTGAGTGGAAAGAGCATACTGCTTCTAATTGGGATTCATTTGAGGTTAAACATATCGAGTTTAACCCGAATCAGAAAATGAATATCAACAATGATAATAAAGAAATATATGGGAAAGTGGTTATAGATAGGAAGAATCTTAAATGCGACCTCGCTGTTGAATGCGTAGTTGTAGATATAGATCCTACATCTAAAACTCCTCAATTCGTAGAATCATACGATTTTGAACTCGTAAAAACAGAAGGTAGTTTGCTATATTTTGAAAGCAGTAAAGCACTAAACGATCCTGGTTCTCATCAATATGGACTACGTGTTTATCCTAAGAATCCAGACCTGCCACATAGAATGGATTTTGCGTATACAAGATGGATATAA